CATGGGTTTGGTGGGTCGTTAGGAACTGATTAAGGTTGCTAGAGGAGCGATCGCGAATGACGTGAATATATTGATCCCGTGCCTGCCAGGGATCTTTCAACAATGGACGGGCAGCATCTTCGTATACCGTCATCAGGCGATCGCGCAACCAGTCTAAACTTGTCCGCAACGGACGCCGCCATTTTTGGTTCCAGGTGCCGCCACCGCCGCAACCACAATCGTCTTGCCAACGATCGACACCATGACAGCAACTCCAAGCGGTCACGGGCTTTAGCTCCACTTCCCAGGTTGGTGGGCTAATGCTGAGGTAATGGGCGTAATTGGTCACCGTCCAGCCCCGTTTGGGAAACTCATAGGCAAAGGCATAGGCCACGGCTTTCTCACGACCGGGCTTATGGTGACCAAAGGTTTCGCCATCGGTCGCCATCGAGATGAGCTGTGCCGGACGATGATCCCCGCGCACAGCTTGGGCGATCCGTCCTGCGAAGTGTTGCGAACTTTCCAGCACTTCGTTAAAGCCCATATCCCGCGAAATTGGGCCATCGTAAAAGAAGATATCGAGATAATCCCGCTGGGGATCACCATCGGGCAGAAAACAGCGATAGGGACGGGTCGGATCGATCTGGCTGCCGCCTACCTCTAGCCAATCCGGTTCGGGATCGGCGTCACTGGCAAAGGGGCGACAGCGCTGCGCCTGGGACGGAGCCAGCACAATGAAACGAATACCTTCCTCAATTAATGCAGCGACGGTAGCATAGTCCACCGCAGCCTCTGCCAACCACATGCCTTCCGGTTCGCGACCAAAGCGCGATCGAAAATCGGCAATACCCCACCGAATTTGGGTTTTCTTATCCCGCGCATTCGCCAAGGGCATGATGATGTGGTTATACACCTGGGCGATCGCATTGCCATGACCATTAAGCCGATCGCAACTGCGGCGATCGGCTTCCAAAATCTGCTGATAGGCTTCGATGTCGTAGCGCTCTAGCCAGCTCATCAGTGTGGGGCCGATGTTAAAGCTGAGATACTCGAAATTGTTGATGATTTCGATGAGTTCGCCGCGATCGTTGAGAATTCGAGCGAAGGCATTGGGACGATAGCACTCGTGGTGAATTCGCTCATTCCAATCATGGAACGGGGCGGCACTGGGCTGGCGCTCAATCGCATCCAGATAGGGATTTTCGCGCGGTGGCTGATAGAAGTGGCCATGGACGGTGACATAGATCCCAGTGGCGGTTTTCAAGGGATCAATCTGGGGATCGCTGATTGGAGGGGCGATCGCCACTTGAGGAGTGGAGTTCATAACCATAGGACAACTATTAAATCTCGTTAAGGGGATCAGTACGTTTGGACGATCCCTAGGCGGGAATCATCATCACATCATGAAAAAGATTTGGGAACGAATCGCTAGAGTCCAGCAAAACTAAGCGATCCCCGACTTTTTGTTGAAGAAAAGCTAGGGCGATCGCCGCTCTAGGATTACCCAAGAGCGATTGGAACGAGTTGAATTGGGAAAAAATCTGACTACGCATAAGAGCAGACGAAATGCTGCTATCTTCTCCAGCGCAACGGCCTATCTAGGGAGCAAAAATGCTTAATCTGGGATTTTAGGTGTTGTTAACCCAGATACATTAAAAAGATCTTGGCAGAATAGCATGGTTAGCACTAAACGATCTTGTAGGTTTAGCCCAGCTTATATCCCTCAAAAGTATAGCTCATGTTTTTTCGGTCGCCTCATAATCACCAAACAACGCAACAAAAAAGCGGCATTCAAACAAATGCCGCTGTTCTGAATTTAGGAAACTATGGGAAATAGCTAATTCCCGAAACTGCGCATTTAGCAGTCGTAGTACAGCGCAAACTCGTAGGGATGGGGACGCAGACGCATAGGGTTCACTTCATTGTCCAGCTTGTACTCAATCCAGTTGGTGATGAAGTCTTCGGTGAACACGCCACCCACGGTCAAGAAGTCATGATCTGCTTCCAGAGCTTTCAAGGCATCCAGCAAGGAACCTGGGGTTGAAGGAATCTTCGCCAGTTCCTCAGGGCTGAGGTCGTAGATATCCACATCCAGAGCCTCTCCGGGGTGAATCTGGTTCTTGATCCCGTCGATACCTGCACACAGCATGGCTGCAAATGCCAGATAGGGGTTGGAAGTAGCATCGGGGCAGCGGAACTCCAGACGCTTCGCTTTCGGATTGTTGCCAGAAAGCGGAATCCGAACGGAGGCTGAGCGGTTGCCCTGGGAATAGGCCAAGTTGACCGGAGCCTCAAAGCCAGGAACCAATCGCTTGTAGGAGTTGGTGGTGGGGTTGGTGAGTGCCAACAGGGCTGGAGCATGCTTCAGAATACCACCGATGTAGTACAGTGCCATGTCGCTCAGTCCAGCGTACTTGTCACCCGCAAACATGGGCTGGCCGTCTTTCCAGATGGACTGGTGAGTGTGCATCCCCGATCCATTGTCATTAAACAGCGGCTTCGGCATGAAGGTAACGGTCTTGCCGTACTTGCGAGCCACGTTCTTGATGACGTACTTGTAGATCATCAAGTTATCGGCAGACTTCACCAGCGTGTCGAACCGAATACCCAATTCGCACTGACCACCGGTTGCAACTTCGTGGTGGTGCTTCTCGATGGGCACGCCGCACTTCGCCATCGTCAGCAACATCTCGCTCCGCATGTCTTGGGAGGTGTCGGTCGGCGCAACGGGGAAGTATCCTTCTTTGTAACGAGGCTTGTAGGCTAGGTTTCCACCGGGCTCTTCCCGCCCGGAGTTCCAGCGACCTTCGATGGAGTCTACATAATAGAACGCCTTGCTTTCAGTTTGATCGAAACGAACGTCATCAAAGATGAAGAACTCTGCTTCTGGGCCGAAGAATGCGGTGTCACCCAGTCCTGAAGCCGCCATGTAATCTACCGCTTTTTGAGCGATCACGCGGGGGCAGCGATCGTAGGGCTCTCCAGTACGGGGTTCTTTAATGCTGCAAATAACGCTCAGCGTTGGTTCTTCCATGAAGGGATCGATCCAAGCCGTGGTGGGATCGAGAACCATACACATATCGGATTCGTTAATGGCCTTCCAGCCCCGGATGCTGGAACCGTCGAA
The sequence above is drawn from the Synechococcales cyanobacterium T60_A2020_003 genome and encodes:
- the glnA gene encoding type I glutamate--ammonia ligase, encoding MAQTAQDVLNWIKEKNIQLVDLKFIDMPGIWQHLTVYQDQIDESSFVDGVPFDGSSIRGWKAINESDMCMVLDPTTAWIDPFMEEPTLSVICSIKEPRTGEPYDRCPRVIAQKAVDYMAASGLGDTAFFGPEAEFFIFDDVRFDQTESKAFYYVDSIEGRWNSGREEPGGNLAYKPRYKEGYFPVAPTDTSQDMRSEMLLTMAKCGVPIEKHHHEVATGGQCELGIRFDTLVKSADNLMIYKYVIKNVARKYGKTVTFMPKPLFNDNGSGMHTHQSIWKDGQPMFAGDKYAGLSDMALYYIGGILKHAPALLALTNPTTNSYKRLVPGFEAPVNLAYSQGNRSASVRIPLSGNNPKAKRLEFRCPDATSNPYLAFAAMLCAGIDGIKNQIHPGEALDVDIYDLSPEELAKIPSTPGSLLDALKALEADHDFLTVGGVFTEDFITNWIEYKLDNEVNPMRLRPHPYEFALYYDC